Proteins encoded together in one Aminivibrio sp. window:
- a CDS encoding glucoamylase family protein — translation MLDGNEKLLREAYAQLADDAEAGRRIVPAGEWLLDNFHLIEDQIRTARRHLPKGYSRELPYLTGVSPEEFPRVYDIARETISHSDGRVDPENLVRFVESYLSVTPLKLGELWAIPIMLRLALIDNLRQVADRILAARAYHNLAEYWADQMIDVASQDPKNLILPIADMARSDPPMDVSFVAELTRRLQGRGAALALPLTWMEQQLSESGLTIEQCVRSENQRQTVDQASISNIIGSLRFLGAMDWPEFVEKMSIVEHVLTEDPAGIYRRMDFTTRDRYRHVVERIAKNSPFSEIDVARTAIRLAREGAAERGVGDKTAHVGFYLIDEGTARLERESGVRFSPACGAAGLCRRYPLTIYLGSILLLSAALSGGLAAKTFLDGTATGAAILLGLLSLLCAGHLSIALVNLLATLMSLPRLLPRMDLSKGIPAELLTLAVTPTMLSSVSNVEDLVAAMEVRFLANRDDHILFGLLTDFRDAAEETSPEDAFLLETAREKIEALNKKYRRSEGDIFFLFHRPRRWNPQEGVWMGYERKRGKLAALNAFLRGGGEEAFSLVVGETAVLSGVKYVITLDTDTQLPRDSARQFVSAMAHPLNQPRYDEERRRVTSGYGILQPRVAASIIGTNRSRYARLWASELGIDPYTRAVSDVYQDLFGEGSFIGKGIYDVDAFEQALRGRFPENRILSHDLLEGCYARAGLLSDVQLYEEYPSRYEADVSRRHRWIRGDWQIAQWIMPYVPEADGRLRKNPLSMLSRWKIFDNLRRSLMAPALMLLLAAGWFLTPSPLFWTMTAAGVILVPSLISSALNLFSKPDDVTPRQHFAAALDLTARGFARDAFTFICLPYEAFFSVDAIMRTLIRMAVTKRPMLEWNPSGDPGRAGRKDLIESYRTMWIAPVMAAVVFFAAVAAGGRALFIAAGPVLTLWCASPAVAWWTSRPLTRRRTLPTEEQRGFLRRIARKTWSFFETFVGREDNWLPPDNYQEIPVEVIAHRTSPTNMGIALLANLSAFDFGYISAGRLLERTARTLHTMEGLERYRGHFYNWYDTRDLKPLTPLYVSTVDSGNLAGHLLTLQRGMLELPDQKIIDPRFFDGLNDTLEIIAEAAEEPSGSDAPPWLSRLRLDMESVLSSRPRTPAALRGSLERLGESAAAALSEENDRDAANHRVLWLQAFSSQCRDALDELTFLLPWAMNSSFGNILEGPSDLDSLPTLRELAAMEEKILPSIELRRAACSSEERDELDTLESLLAESGKRALERMEAIEEIVRLCDELARMEYGFLYDQTRHLLTIGYNVDERRPDEGSYDLLASEARFATFVAISQGQLPQESWFALGRRLTVAGGLPTLLSWSGSMFEYLMPLLVMPTYEHTLLDETYKAVVARQIKHGKMRNVPWGISESGYNAFDVHLNYQYRAFGVPGLGIQRGLAEDLVIAPYASMLALMVAPEEACSNLERLSAEGFESRFGFYEAIDYTPSRLQRNQTSATVRSFMTHHQGMGLLSLANLLLDRSIQRRFESNPLFQAALLLLQEQIPKATSFYVDAIERFESRTVSGIPETTIRIFRTPDTPSPEVQMLSNGRYHVAITASGGGYTRWKELAVTRWREDPTRDNWGAFCYIRDTESGDFWSNTYQPTLKRPEQYEAIFSEERAEFRVRNHGYDIYTEIAVSTEDDIELRRLRITNRASVRREVEVTSYAEVVLAPPAADALHPAFSNLFVQTEILRGERAILCTRRPRVDGEETPWMLHMMTVRGASAGEASYETDRMKFIGYGNSVENPQALERSDGNRPEPLSNSEGSVLDPIVAIRCRIALDPEESVTVNIVSGIGETRKQSMDMIGKYQDRRLADRVFDLAWTHGQVLLRQLNVSEAEAGLYARLAGSILYANAAFRAEQSLLVKNRRGQSGLWGYAISGDLPIVLLRIADPANIDLVRQLVQAHAYWRLKGLAVDLVIWNEDQGGYRQLLHDSIMGFISSVVGVSFADRPGGIFVRIAEQIAEEDRVLFQTVARVIVSDAWGTLEEQIDGRTSANVSVPLFVPVRPPLPEHLPPVPSPRSDLSFCNGLGGFTPDGREYVITTARGLLTPAPWVNVLANPDFGSVVTENGSACTWSENAHEFRITPWENNPVSASGGEAFYLRDEERGHFWSPAPFPCRRSTPYVTRHGFGYSVFEHTERDIRSELWMYVALDAPVKFFVLRVRNLSEHPRRLSATGYIEWVLGDLRPKSNMHVITKFEPSSGALFARNPYNTEFPGRTAFFDVDEPLRSVTGSRTEFLGRNGTVSAPAAMKRVGLSGRTGAALDPCAAIQVRFDLAAGQEREIIFRLGAGKDADEATRLVARFKGTTTADEALDAVRQYWTRTLGVISAETPDRSLDILFNGWLLYQTLACRMRARNATYQSGGAFGFRDQLQDAMALVYAEPRLVRDHLLLCASRQFPEGDVQHWWHPPTGRGVRTRCSDDYLWLPLSTSRYVAVTGDVGVLDETVSFLQGRPLNAEEESYYDLPGRSEETASLYKHCILAIEKGLAFGERGLPLMGSGDWNDGMDKVGAQGKGESVWLGFFLYEVLSRFAGLARTYGDALSAERCEREAAALRLNIEKSGWDGEWYRRAYFDDGTPLGSAENSECRIDSISQSWSVLSGAGDPDRSLMAMEAVDRHLVRREHRLVQLLDPPFDTSEPNPGYIKGYVPGVRENGGQYTHAAVWVAMAFARLGDARRAWDIFSMINPVNHGRTPGEVAIYKVEPYVVAADVYAAPQHAGRGGWTWYTGSAAWMYRLIVESLLGLVLEGDTLRFVPCLPPEWEECTIHYRHLDTVYHIRMLQNTAVREGALSSPFGTTHHENAALQVTVDGAERSGGIVPLVNDRREHAVEVRFPAANR, via the coding sequence ATGCTGGATGGAAACGAGAAGCTGCTTCGTGAAGCCTACGCCCAGCTGGCGGATGATGCAGAGGCCGGGCGCAGGATAGTGCCGGCCGGGGAATGGCTGCTTGACAACTTCCATTTGATAGAGGATCAGATCAGGACGGCCAGACGGCATTTGCCGAAGGGGTACAGCCGGGAACTGCCGTATTTGACAGGCGTTTCACCGGAGGAGTTTCCCCGTGTGTACGACATAGCCAGGGAGACGATTTCGCATTCCGACGGGCGGGTGGATCCGGAAAACCTCGTCCGTTTCGTCGAGTCCTATCTTTCGGTGACGCCCCTCAAGCTGGGGGAACTTTGGGCTATCCCCATCATGCTGCGGCTGGCACTGATAGATAACCTCAGGCAGGTTGCGGATCGCATACTCGCCGCACGGGCGTATCACAACCTTGCGGAATACTGGGCCGATCAGATGATAGATGTTGCGTCGCAGGATCCCAAGAACCTCATTCTTCCCATCGCCGATATGGCCCGTTCGGATCCGCCGATGGACGTCTCGTTTGTCGCAGAGCTGACTCGTCGTCTCCAGGGACGGGGGGCCGCTCTCGCTCTTCCTTTGACGTGGATGGAACAGCAGTTGTCGGAGAGCGGCCTGACGATCGAGCAGTGCGTGCGCTCCGAAAATCAGCGCCAGACGGTGGACCAGGCTTCAATAAGCAACATCATCGGCAGTCTCCGCTTTTTAGGGGCGATGGACTGGCCCGAGTTCGTCGAGAAGATGAGTATCGTTGAGCATGTCCTGACCGAGGACCCCGCCGGAATTTACCGCAGGATGGATTTTACCACCCGCGACCGGTATCGCCACGTTGTGGAGCGGATCGCTAAGAACAGCCCGTTTTCCGAGATTGACGTCGCACGCACTGCGATACGTCTTGCCCGCGAAGGAGCGGCCGAAAGAGGTGTCGGTGACAAAACGGCGCACGTGGGATTCTATTTGATCGACGAAGGAACGGCACGTCTTGAACGGGAGTCGGGGGTCCGGTTTTCGCCTGCCTGCGGAGCAGCGGGACTCTGCCGCCGCTATCCCCTGACGATCTATCTCGGGAGCATCCTGTTGTTGAGCGCCGCTCTTTCGGGAGGGCTCGCAGCGAAAACCTTCCTCGACGGAACGGCGACAGGGGCGGCAATTCTGCTTGGACTGCTCTCCCTCCTCTGCGCCGGTCACCTGTCGATCGCTCTTGTAAACTTGCTGGCGACGTTGATGTCTTTGCCGCGCCTGCTGCCGCGCATGGATCTTTCCAAGGGCATCCCGGCGGAGCTGTTGACGCTGGCGGTGACCCCGACGATGCTCAGCAGTGTGTCCAACGTCGAAGACCTGGTCGCGGCAATGGAAGTCCGATTCCTGGCCAATAGGGATGATCACATCCTCTTTGGCCTGCTCACCGATTTTCGGGATGCCGCGGAAGAAACGTCCCCGGAAGACGCGTTTCTCCTGGAGACGGCCCGGGAAAAAATCGAAGCGCTGAATAAAAAGTACCGGAGGTCGGAGGGAGACATTTTTTTCCTGTTTCATCGCCCCCGCCGATGGAATCCCCAGGAAGGGGTATGGATGGGCTATGAGCGAAAAAGGGGAAAGCTTGCCGCGCTGAACGCCTTTCTCCGCGGCGGGGGCGAGGAGGCTTTCTCCCTCGTCGTGGGTGAGACGGCGGTACTTTCCGGGGTGAAGTATGTGATCACTCTCGACACCGATACCCAGCTCCCAAGAGATTCTGCCCGGCAGTTTGTCAGCGCCATGGCGCATCCGCTCAATCAGCCCAGGTACGACGAAGAGCGGAGGCGCGTAACAAGCGGATACGGTATTCTGCAGCCGCGCGTGGCGGCGAGCATTATCGGCACGAACCGGTCGAGGTACGCTCGACTGTGGGCAAGCGAACTCGGCATCGATCCGTATACGAGGGCCGTCTCGGATGTGTACCAGGATCTGTTCGGCGAAGGCTCGTTCATCGGCAAGGGAATTTACGATGTTGACGCGTTCGAGCAGGCTTTACGGGGGCGCTTCCCCGAAAACCGTATTCTCAGCCACGATCTGCTGGAGGGGTGCTACGCCAGGGCCGGCCTTTTGAGCGATGTGCAGCTTTACGAGGAGTACCCTTCCCGCTACGAAGCGGATGTGAGCCGGCGTCATCGATGGATTCGCGGGGATTGGCAGATCGCGCAGTGGATTATGCCCTATGTTCCGGAAGCGGACGGAAGGCTGCGGAAGAATCCGCTCTCCATGCTCTCTCGCTGGAAAATCTTCGACAATCTCCGCCGCAGCCTGATGGCCCCGGCCCTTATGCTCCTGTTGGCGGCAGGCTGGTTTCTTACTCCCTCGCCGCTCTTCTGGACTATGACGGCGGCGGGCGTCATCCTGGTCCCTTCCTTGATCTCCTCCGCCCTGAACCTCTTTTCAAAGCCGGACGATGTTACACCCCGGCAGCACTTTGCGGCAGCTCTGGATTTGACGGCGAGGGGCTTCGCCCGGGATGCGTTCACGTTCATCTGTCTGCCTTACGAGGCATTCTTCAGCGTGGATGCGATCATGCGGACGCTTATCCGGATGGCGGTCACGAAAAGGCCCATGCTCGAATGGAATCCATCGGGAGATCCGGGGCGTGCCGGACGCAAGGATCTCATAGAGTCCTATCGGACCATGTGGATTGCGCCGGTCATGGCCGCAGTCGTGTTCTTCGCGGCCGTTGCGGCCGGAGGGAGGGCGCTGTTCATCGCAGCCGGTCCCGTACTCACGCTCTGGTGCGCTTCGCCCGCAGTCGCCTGGTGGACAAGTCGCCCGCTGACTCGACGCCGTACGCTTCCGACAGAGGAACAGAGAGGATTTCTGCGGAGAATCGCCAGGAAAACATGGTCATTTTTCGAGACGTTTGTCGGCCGGGAGGACAACTGGCTGCCTCCCGACAACTATCAGGAGATCCCCGTCGAGGTAATCGCGCATCGCACGTCGCCCACCAACATGGGAATCGCCCTGCTGGCCAATCTTTCCGCCTTTGATTTCGGTTATATTTCTGCCGGGAGGCTGCTTGAACGGACGGCGCGGACTCTTCATACCATGGAGGGCCTTGAACGCTACCGCGGACACTTCTACAACTGGTACGATACGCGCGACCTGAAACCGTTAACGCCTCTCTACGTTTCAACGGTGGACAGCGGTAACCTCGCAGGGCACCTGTTGACGTTACAGCGGGGAATGCTGGAGCTTCCCGACCAAAAAATTATCGACCCCCGTTTTTTCGATGGGTTGAACGATACCCTCGAAATCATCGCCGAGGCCGCGGAGGAGCCTTCGGGAAGCGATGCCCCTCCCTGGCTCTCCCGCCTTCGCCTGGACATGGAATCCGTGCTCTCCTCACGGCCCCGGACGCCCGCAGCTTTGAGGGGTTCCCTGGAAAGGCTGGGGGAATCGGCTGCGGCCGCTCTCTCCGAGGAGAACGACAGAGACGCCGCGAACCATCGGGTGTTGTGGCTCCAGGCCTTTTCATCACAGTGCCGGGATGCGCTTGACGAGCTGACGTTTCTCCTTCCCTGGGCGATGAATTCCTCCTTCGGGAATATCCTCGAAGGCCCTTCCGATCTTGATTCTCTTCCTACACTGCGTGAACTGGCGGCCATGGAGGAAAAAATTCTCCCTTCCATCGAACTGCGGCGTGCCGCCTGCTCTTCGGAGGAGCGGGACGAACTCGATACGCTCGAAAGTCTTCTCGCGGAGTCCGGAAAACGCGCCCTCGAGAGGATGGAGGCCATCGAAGAAATCGTTCGTCTGTGCGACGAGCTTGCCCGGATGGAATACGGTTTCCTGTACGATCAAACACGCCATTTGCTGACTATCGGCTACAATGTCGATGAACGGCGTCCGGACGAAGGCTCCTACGATCTTCTGGCTTCGGAGGCGCGGTTCGCCACGTTTGTGGCCATTTCGCAGGGACAGCTGCCGCAGGAGAGCTGGTTTGCCCTGGGACGACGGCTCACCGTCGCTGGAGGGCTTCCGACGCTGCTCTCGTGGAGCGGTTCCATGTTCGAATACCTGATGCCGCTTCTGGTGATGCCGACCTACGAACACACGCTGCTCGACGAAACATACAAAGCGGTCGTGGCCAGGCAGATCAAACACGGGAAGATGCGAAATGTCCCCTGGGGTATCTCGGAATCGGGGTACAATGCATTCGATGTTCACCTCAACTATCAGTACAGGGCGTTCGGCGTGCCTGGCCTGGGAATACAGCGGGGACTTGCCGAGGATCTGGTGATCGCGCCCTATGCTTCGATGCTCGCCCTCATGGTGGCCCCGGAAGAGGCGTGTTCCAATCTCGAGCGCCTTTCCGCCGAAGGCTTTGAAAGCCGGTTCGGCTTCTACGAAGCTATCGACTACACTCCGTCCCGTCTGCAGCGCAACCAGACCAGCGCGACGGTTCGCTCCTTCATGACCCATCATCAGGGAATGGGGCTGCTCTCCCTGGCAAACCTGCTTCTGGATCGTTCAATACAGAGGCGATTCGAGTCCAATCCGCTGTTTCAGGCGGCGCTCCTGCTGCTCCAGGAGCAGATTCCCAAAGCGACGTCGTTCTATGTTGACGCAATCGAACGATTCGAGTCCCGGACTGTTTCGGGTATCCCGGAGACAACCATACGCATTTTCCGTACTCCGGATACGCCGAGCCCGGAAGTGCAGATGCTGTCGAACGGAAGGTACCACGTTGCGATAACGGCTTCTGGCGGCGGATACACCCGCTGGAAGGAATTAGCGGTGACCCGTTGGCGGGAGGACCCCACCCGGGACAACTGGGGTGCTTTCTGTTACATCCGCGACACGGAAAGCGGCGACTTCTGGTCGAATACTTATCAGCCGACGCTGAAACGCCCTGAGCAGTACGAGGCCATTTTCTCGGAGGAACGTGCGGAGTTCCGCGTCCGGAATCACGGATACGACATCTATACCGAGATCGCCGTCTCGACCGAGGACGATATCGAGCTGCGCCGCCTCCGCATCACCAACCGCGCGAGCGTGCGCCGCGAGGTCGAGGTAACCAGCTATGCGGAGGTCGTTCTCGCTCCGCCTGCGGCGGACGCCCTTCACCCCGCTTTCAGCAATCTTTTTGTACAGACCGAGATACTCCGCGGAGAGCGGGCTATTCTCTGCACCCGCCGTCCGCGGGTCGACGGAGAGGAAACCCCCTGGATGCTTCATATGATGACGGTGCGAGGGGCATCGGCTGGAGAAGCCTCCTACGAGACCGACCGGATGAAGTTCATCGGGTATGGAAACAGCGTCGAGAATCCGCAGGCGCTGGAACGGAGCGACGGCAACCGTCCGGAGCCGCTCTCGAACAGCGAGGGTTCGGTGCTTGATCCTATCGTCGCCATCCGATGCCGGATAGCCCTCGACCCGGAAGAGTCGGTCACGGTGAATATCGTCTCGGGTATCGGCGAAACCCGGAAACAATCGATGGATATGATTGGAAAATATCAGGATAGGCGTCTCGCGGACCGCGTCTTCGATCTTGCGTGGACTCACGGACAGGTGCTGCTGCGTCAGTTAAATGTTTCGGAGGCTGAAGCCGGCCTTTATGCGCGCCTGGCGGGTTCGATCCTCTACGCCAATGCGGCCTTTCGAGCCGAACAGAGTCTCCTCGTCAAAAACCGCAGGGGCCAATCGGGACTCTGGGGGTACGCTATATCCGGAGATCTCCCGATCGTGCTTCTGCGCATAGCCGATCCGGCCAATATCGACCTTGTGCGCCAGCTTGTGCAAGCTCATGCGTACTGGCGCCTCAAGGGGCTGGCCGTCGATCTCGTGATCTGGAACGAGGACCAGGGGGGGTACCGGCAGCTTCTTCACGACAGCATCATGGGATTTATCTCCTCGGTTGTCGGAGTAAGTTTTGCCGATAGGCCGGGCGGTATCTTCGTCCGGATTGCGGAGCAGATCGCGGAGGAAGACCGCGTCCTATTCCAGACGGTCGCACGCGTCATTGTCTCCGACGCCTGGGGAACTCTGGAGGAGCAGATCGACGGCCGAACTTCCGCGAACGTTTCGGTCCCCCTCTTTGTTCCCGTTCGCCCCCCTCTTCCCGAACACCTTCCGCCGGTTCCGTCCCCGCGCAGCGATCTCTCGTTCTGCAACGGACTGGGCGGATTCACTCCCGACGGGCGCGAGTACGTCATCACGACCGCCCGCGGACTGCTGACCCCGGCGCCATGGGTAAACGTCCTGGCCAATCCGGATTTCGGAAGCGTCGTCACCGAGAACGGTTCCGCCTGCACGTGGAGCGAAAACGCCCACGAATTCCGCATCACTCCATGGGAGAACAATCCTGTGAGCGCTTCGGGCGGCGAGGCGTTCTATCTTCGCGACGAGGAACGCGGACACTTCTGGTCGCCCGCTCCGTTCCCGTGCCGGCGATCGACTCCGTACGTCACCCGGCACGGATTCGGCTACAGCGTCTTCGAGCATACGGAGCGCGATATCCGTTCCGAACTGTGGATGTACGTTGCCCTGGACGCGCCGGTCAAGTTCTTCGTGCTCAGGGTACGCAACCTCTCGGAGCATCCCCGCCGCCTCTCCGCCACAGGGTATATCGAGTGGGTGCTGGGCGATCTTCGTCCAAAATCGAATATGCACGTAATCACGAAGTTCGAACCGAGCAGCGGCGCGCTCTTCGCGCGCAATCCGTACAATACGGAGTTTCCCGGCAGAACAGCTTTCTTCGACGTGGACGAGCCGCTGCGGAGCGTCACCGGAAGCCGGACCGAGTTCCTTGGACGCAACGGCACGGTGAGCGCCCCGGCCGCCATGAAGCGCGTCGGTCTCTCAGGCAGGACCGGGGCGGCTCTGGATCCCTGCGCCGCGATTCAGGTCCGGTTCGATCTGGCCGCCGGACAGGAGCGCGAAATAATCTTCAGGCTCGGGGCGGGCAAAGACGCCGACGAGGCAACCAGGCTGGTTGCCCGTTTCAAGGGAACAACCACCGCCGATGAAGCTCTTGACGCCGTCCGGCAGTACTGGACGCGCACCCTCGGCGTGATCAGCGCCGAAACGCCCGACCGTTCCCTGGACATTCTGTTCAACGGCTGGCTCCTGTACCAGACTCTGGCGTGCCGCATGCGGGCGCGAAACGCGACATACCAGTCGGGAGGGGCCTTCGGTTTTCGCGACCAACTGCAGGATGCTATGGCGCTAGTTTATGCAGAACCCCGCCTTGTTCGCGATCATCTGCTCCTGTGCGCGTCTCGTCAGTTCCCCGAAGGGGATGTGCAGCACTGGTGGCATCCGCCGACCGGGCGCGGGGTACGGACCCGCTGTTCCGACGACTATCTCTGGCTTCCACTGTCAACGTCCCGATACGTCGCCGTGACAGGAGACGTCGGGGTGCTGGACGAAACCGTCAGTTTCCTACAAGGCCGTCCGCTCAACGCTGAAGAAGAGTCCTATTACGACCTGCCCGGTCGTTCCGAAGAGACAGCGAGCCTCTACAAACACTGTATTCTGGCCATAGAGAAAGGACTTGCGTTCGGTGAGCGGGGGTTACCGCTCATGGGCTCCGGCGACTGGAACGATGGTATGGACAAGGTAGGGGCCCAGGGGAAGGGCGAGAGCGTGTGGCTTGGGTTTTTCCTCTACGAAGTGCTTTCGCGTTTCGCGGGGCTTGCCCGCACTTATGGCGACGCATTGTCCGCCGAACGGTGCGAACGGGAAGCTGCTGCCCTGCGTCTCAATATAGAGAAAAGCGGATGGGACGGAGAATGGTATCGGCGCGCCTACTTCGACGACGGCACTCCTCTCGGATCGGCGGAAAACAGCGAGTGTCGAATCGATTCGATCTCCCAGAGCTGGTCGGTTCTGTCCGGGGCGGGGGATCCTGACCGCTCGCTCATGGCCATGGAAGCGGTGGATAGGCACCTTGTCCGCAGGGAACACCGTCTGGTTCAACTGCTGGACCCGCCTTTCGATACTTCGGAGCCTAATCCAGGCTATATTAAGGGGTACGTTCCCGGCGTACGGGAGAACGGAGGCCAGTACACCCACGCCGCTGTCTGGGTCGCGATGGCCTTCGCCCGTCTGGGAGATGCGCGCCGCGCGTGGGATATTTTCTCGATGATCAATCCGGTAAACCACGGTCGGACACCCGGCGAGGTAGCTATCTATAAAGTGGAACCGTATGTCGTCGCGGCAGATGTGTACGCCGCTCCGCAGCATGCGGGGCGCGGCGGATGGACATGGTACACGGGATCAGCGGCATGGATGTACCGTTTGATCGTGGAGTCGCTTTTGGGACTCGTGCTCGAAGGGGATACGCTTCGCTTCGTTCCGTGTCTTCCTCCCGAGTGGGAGGAATGCACGATACACTACCGGCATCTGGATACGGTCTATCATATCAGGATGCTGCAAAACACCGCCGTTCGCGAGGGGGCCCTCTCTTCCCCCTTTGGTACGACTCACCATGAAAACGCGGCACTGCAGGTCACTGTAGATGGCGCCGAGCGGAGCGGCGGTATCGTGCCGCTCGTGAACGACCGGCGCGAACATGCGGTGGAAGTGCGGTTCCCGGCTGCGAACCGTTAG
- a CDS encoding dihydroorotate dehydrogenase, producing MNSAVDMSVKIGSLVLRNPVMNGSGTFGTAPYGEHVDFSRIGAVVAKSVTQNPRQGNPPPRITEVRSGVINAVGIQNAGVREFIERKLPEMRNFDVPLIVSISNTMLDDFGRSVALLERAEGIAAYEINVSCPNLECGGRAFGMSPDDTRKVTESVRREVRSARPVIVKLTPNVTDIVEIAKAAADGGADALTVANTYIGMVVDLRTRRPVLGNTYGGVSGPAIKPLTMRHVFNVSRAVSLPVLASGGICTAKDALEYLMAGATAVQVGSANFSDPAIMERIVDGIASYLHTQEIASVSEFIGSIIA from the coding sequence GTGAACAGTGCCGTGGATATGTCGGTGAAAATAGGTTCTCTCGTACTGCGGAATCCGGTCATGAATGGTTCGGGGACGTTCGGTACCGCCCCGTACGGAGAGCATGTCGATTTCTCCAGGATCGGCGCGGTTGTCGCGAAGAGCGTGACGCAAAACCCCAGGCAGGGCAATCCGCCGCCGCGTATCACGGAGGTTCGTTCGGGCGTCATCAACGCAGTCGGTATCCAGAACGCGGGCGTGCGGGAGTTCATCGAGCGGAAACTCCCCGAGATGAGGAATTTTGACGTGCCGTTGATCGTGAGCATCTCAAATACCATGCTCGACGATTTCGGGAGGTCTGTCGCGCTTCTGGAGCGGGCGGAAGGCATTGCTGCTTACGAGATCAACGTCTCCTGTCCGAATCTCGAATGCGGCGGGCGGGCGTTCGGTATGTCCCCCGACGATACACGGAAGGTCACGGAGAGCGTCCGGCGCGAGGTTCGTTCGGCGCGTCCCGTGATCGTCAAACTGACCCCCAACGTCACCGATATCGTGGAAATCGCGAAAGCAGCTGCCGACGGAGGAGCCGACGCATTGACCGTCGCCAATACGTATATCGGCATGGTTGTTGATCTGCGGACGCGCAGACCCGTCCTCGGAAACACGTACGGGGGCGTTTCCGGCCCGGCGATCAAGCCGCTCACGATGCGCCATGTCTTCAACGTGTCGCGGGCCGTGTCGCTGCCTGTGCTCGCCTCGGGCGGCATCTGCACGGCGAAGGACGCGCTCGAATACCTGATGGCCGGGGCGACCGCCGTTCAGGTGGGGTCAGCGAACTTCTCCGATCCGGCCATCATGGAACGTATCGTCGACGGGATCGCCTCGTATCTGCACACGCAGGAAATCGCCTCCGTCTCGGAGTTCATCGGAAGTATCATCGCGTAG
- a CDS encoding sodium:solute symporter family protein, which produces MSIGMQSFIVIVAYLFILLGVTLYSVRSQSVKNVEGFFLANRGVSSVLLPLTMIAAMQSTFAFLGAPGMYYLHGVGFIVLVLSQGWCALMVIYFGSKINGLGRKYGYMTIGDYFEDRFDSRFLKVWSAAISALMTVVFLAMQYVGSARAIDVITRGEVPYIAGLAIIAFFSLLYVVIGGAKSVVLTDAIQAVILIVGIVIAAWIAVGPSGGIVKLFTAVAEKSPELLSRPGPKGLYNDKNWMMQFIVLPFGIWLCPHVWMRSLMAKDAKAIANSAMSIPLSQIVIYATATLFIGLSGHVLLTGQVVPDTVLPMLMNKYTNWFVASVIIAASLAAGLSTINSMILVSSQLFSQDIYKLFKGKMEEGQNLRISRILTVFIVLLGVGIALRPPQALVSVVIDVAYTGLAQLAPAFILGLYWRKCNRAGVTAGMTVGILILFYTRVMKIAPMGYPGFLWAFFANLLLVVLISMMTKGEEEERLNRFFAKA; this is translated from the coding sequence ATGAGCATAGGAATGCAGAGTTTTATTGTCATTGTCGCGTACCTGTTCATCCTTCTCGGTGTGACGCTCTACAGCGTGAGGTCGCAGAGTGTAAAGAACGTCGAGGGTTTCTTCCTCGCCAACCGAGGCGTCAGCTCCGTGCTTCTCCCCCTGACGATGATCGCCGCCATGCAGAGCACCTTCGCCTTCCTGGGCGCCCCCGGCATGTACTATCTGCACGGCGTCGGATTTATCGTGCTCGTACTCTCCCAGGGGTGGTGCGCCCTGATGGTGATCTACTTCGGTTCGAAAATCAACGGGCTCGGCAGGAAGTACGGCTATATGACCATAGGAGACTACTTTGAAGACAGGTTCGACAGCCGCTTCCTGAAAGTCTGGTCCGCAGCGATCTCGGCCCTGATGACTGTTGTCTTCCTCGCCATGCAGTATGTGGGAAGCGCCCGCGCCATAGATGTGATCACGCGCGGCGAGGTGCCCTATATCGCTGGACTTGCTATCATCGCCTTTTTCTCGCTTCTCTATGTCGTTATCGGAGGCGCCAAAAGCGTGGTGCTGACCGACGCCATCCAAGCGGTAATTCTAATTGTCGGCATCGTCATTGCCGCATGGATCGCCGTCGGGCCGTCGGGCGGCATTGTCAAGCTGTTCACCGCAGTTGCCGAAAAATCGCCGGAACTGCTCTCCCGGCCCGGACCCAAGGGGCTCTACAACGACAAGAACTGGATGATGCAGTTTATCGTGCTGCCTTTCGGCATCTGGCTTTGCCCCCACGTCTGGATGCGCTCGCTGATGGCGAAGGACGCAAAGGCGATCGCGAACTCCGCGATGAGCATCCCCCTGTCGCAGATCGTGATTTACGCCACCGCCACGCTCTTCATCGGCCTCTCCGGCCATGTGTTGCTCACCGGGCAGGTCGTTCCCGACACGGTGCTTCCCATGCTGATGAACAAGTACACCAACTGGTTCGTCGCGTCAGTCATCATCGCGGCGTCGCTGGCTGCGGGCCTTTCAACGATCAACTCCATGATCCTGGTCAGCTCGCAGCTCTTCTCGCAGGACATCTACAAGCTCTTCAAGGGAAAGATGGAGGAAGGGCAGAACCTCAGAATATCCCGTATCCTGACCGTGTTCATCGTCCTTCTGGGGGTCGGCATCGCGCTGCGGCCGCCGCAGGCCCTCGTCAGCGTCGTCATCGACGTGGCCTACACCGGGCTGGCGCAGCTTGCACCCGCTTTTATCCTCGGGCTCTACTGGCGCAAGTGCAACCGTGCCGGGGTGACCGCCGGCATGACGGTCGGCATCCTGATTCTCTTCTACACCAGGGTGATGAAGATCGCGCCGATGGGGTATCCTGGATTTCTCTGGGCCTTCTTCGCAAACCTGCTGCTCGTCGTCCTGATCTCCATGATGACGAAGGGCGAAGAAGAAGAACGTCTGAACCGCTTCTTCGCGAAGGCGTAG